In the Endozoicomonas sp. SCSIO W0465 genome, CTTCCCTTTTTTTCTCTAATCTGGGACGGATATTGGAGAAAAACGCGAAAAGCAGGCAGAAAACATCCTCCCACCATGCTGGAAAGGTACTTTCATGTAGCGTGGAGGTGGCTATCAGGATGGTGCCGGGTGTCTGGCCAGAATCACCAGGTTGTAACAGACCACCGATAACCAGCAATGAGAATCAAAACGCTCAGAACCCTTGCAGTGGCAACGTGATAGCCCAAAACATCTCTTTAGCCACGAAATTCCCGCTTCAATACCTGCCCGGAAGCGAAAGAGCGTTTTATACACATACTGACTTTTAGTCATCTCTTCGACTTCAAGTCCGCGCTTCTTATTAAAAGCTACATCGCTGATTCCCATGGCCTTGGCTTTTTCCAAATTAGCGCGACACGCGTATCCGCCGTCACCGCTTGTCTGGCGAGGTACACGACCATAAATTTCTTTTTGTCTTTCCATCATCGGAATGAATTGGTCCGAATCCGCTGGGTTACCTTCCTCAATAACCAGGTCCAGGATCAATCGACTTTTTCCCTGAACCAGGTTCAGTTTATGGCCATACTGTACTTGCCGCCTGTCTTTTACGATGATATCCGTATGGGGTTCATACAGGCTAACCACTTTTTCCTGGGCTGGCACCTTTTCACCCTTAAAGACCCTGCGCTCTGTCTGGGAGACTATTGCATCCACCAGGGGTAACAGGTGATCCACATCGGCCTGCCACTTGTCGGCATCATCAGCCAGGAGACACTGCCCCTGCTGACGGGCGTTTGCTAGCGTGACAGTAGCTTCGATAAGTACCTTCCGGGATTTTCGGGTCAACTGCAGCAGTTTTTTATAATGCTGATGCCGCTCTTCTTTGCCAGCGTAGATGCATTTTCTGGCCGCATCTTTTACGGCTCGGTTGTGATGGGTATATTCATAAAGCGGTGTCGCTGTCAGTGTTTGTCCCCGTTCCAGCAGCCGACAAATTTCTTTAACGGAACTGGCTAAAAGATCACTGTCGCAAGGAGGTTTGATATCCGATTCGGTGACTGTGCTGTCAATAGCCACAGTGCGCCCTTTTTCAATACCCTGATCTTTAGCGGTCATTAGCTGACAGTTATTAATCCGTTCCCATGTAGATGCAGTAAGAAGGCTGATGAGCCCATGCAAACTGGAGCGACTGGGGCGCTGGTTTGGTTCGAGGCGACAAAAGTCTCGAAAGAGCATGGAGTCCATCAAAACAAACGACAAGTAGTCATAATCACAATTCAAATACTGTTTCAGGAGTGCCGCACGAAGAACGGATTCTGCTGATAGTCCGTTCCGCCCAGTGTTCTGTTTATCACCAGAACTTAAGTCCTCATAAATCCAGTCATTGAACTGTGGATGGGCGTCAAGCCATTGCGAGATACCGGAAAGCTGGGAGCAGATTTCATGAG is a window encoding:
- a CDS encoding ISNCY family transposase; translation: MRKKRNPQCSMELHYVPHEICSQLSGISQWLDAHPQFNDWIYEDLSSGDKQNTGRNGLSAESVLRAALLKQYLNCDYDYLSFVLMDSMLFRDFCRLEPNQRPSRSSLHGLISLLTASTWERINNCQLMTAKDQGIEKGRTVAIDSTVTESDIKPPCDSDLLASSVKEICRLLERGQTLTATPLYEYTHHNRAVKDAARKCIYAGKEERHQHYKKLLQLTRKSRKVLIEATVTLANARQQGQCLLADDADKWQADVDHLLPLVDAIVSQTERRVFKGEKVPAQEKVVSLYEPHTDIIVKDRRQVQYGHKLNLVQGKSRLILDLVIEEGNPADSDQFIPMMERQKEIYGRVPRQTSGDGGYACRANLEKAKAMGISDVAFNKKRGLEVEEMTKSQYVYKTLFRFRAGIEAGISWLKRCFGLSRCHCKGSERFDSHCWLSVVCYNLVILARHPAPS